From Sediminitomix flava, the proteins below share one genomic window:
- a CDS encoding helix-turn-helix domain-containing protein gives MAEEQKYTITGSESNPHEAYERIAAEHNGKWDGEVLQVDIDWLKFEIISFCYFHEMYIASCQLKTDRVFVLNNEPGDDEKHYIVIRIGYTGSFSKKDASRRFNHDGVFIYNSNQVFSMEYPFQVHSEWVIIRFPYDVFKKMVGEEATKLKALFEDDAPWFQYYSLDPELERYVKEMVSFSHKKSRRRMAFLGRTMDILGALIEKMEEDILHIPHTNIHPEDLKTMVLLKDQILSDFSVLPNLQELSLELGMSVSKLNRLFKSVYKLPVIQFFNKHKIEEVHRHIRYTDKSMTEIAIDLGFSHVGHMSRTFKSHFGYAPSQLRSPLQQSAGLG, from the coding sequence ATGGCAGAAGAACAAAAGTACACCATAACAGGAAGTGAAAGTAATCCACATGAAGCTTATGAAAGAATAGCAGCGGAACACAATGGAAAGTGGGATGGGGAAGTTCTCCAAGTGGATATTGATTGGCTAAAATTTGAGATCATCTCTTTTTGTTACTTTCATGAAATGTATATCGCTTCTTGCCAATTGAAAACAGATCGAGTCTTTGTTTTAAATAATGAGCCTGGCGATGATGAGAAGCATTACATTGTCATTCGAATTGGGTATACTGGTTCTTTTTCTAAGAAAGATGCATCAAGAAGGTTTAATCATGACGGTGTGTTTATCTATAATTCAAACCAAGTGTTTAGCATGGAATATCCATTCCAAGTTCATAGTGAATGGGTGATTATCCGATTTCCATATGATGTTTTTAAAAAGATGGTAGGGGAAGAGGCTACAAAACTCAAAGCTTTATTTGAGGATGACGCTCCATGGTTTCAGTATTATTCCCTTGATCCCGAATTAGAGCGATATGTCAAAGAAATGGTTTCTTTTTCTCACAAAAAATCAAGAAGAAGAATGGCTTTTCTAGGACGTACCATGGATATTCTGGGTGCTCTTATTGAAAAAATGGAAGAAGACATACTTCATATTCCGCATACAAACATTCATCCTGAAGATTTGAAGACAATGGTTCTGTTGAAAGATCAAATCCTTTCAGATTTTTCAGTATTACCAAACTTACAAGAATTAAGTTTGGAGCTAGGCATGAGTGTATCAAAATTGAATAGGCTCTTTAAATCTGTATATAAGTTACCTGTCATTCAATTTTTCAATAAGCATAAAATAGAAGAGGTACATCGTCATATTCGTTATACAGATAAGAGTATGACTGAAATCGCGATTGATTTAGGTTTTAGTCATGTTGGGCATATGAGTAGAACTTTTAAAAGTCATTTTGGCTACGCTCCGTCACAACTCAGAAGTCCGTTACAGCAATCTGCAGGCTTAGGTTAA
- a CDS encoding sulfotransferase family protein codes for MSKKDFKLPAMTSLAGSHYPNLKRVIRGRDISPSLRNRLPKTKMVSMVAQPFALIEEQLYKNKISNLELEKEPVFLLGHWRSGTTHLHNIMCQDKQFAYVDTYQGVFPNIMFSGSKVFKPFMKAAMPKKRATDNVELGVNFPQEEEFAIGNMSPHSFYNFWYFPNDALEYYQKYLMFNDIKEEEYEEWKETYQKLVKKAILNTGGERFISKNPPHTSRVKELLDIYPNAKFVFLSRNPYTVFESTRKFFKGTLEGISLQEISDEKLEENILEIYKGIHQKYEAEKHLIPEGNLVELRFEDFEKDQLGMLESIYDSLGLDGFQEARPDFQKYIGEKKGYKKNNYQYKQDTIEKVDKHWGFALDQWDYRNE; via the coding sequence ATGAGCAAAAAAGACTTCAAATTACCTGCTATGACTTCTCTAGCTGGAAGTCATTACCCAAACCTAAAACGTGTTATTAGAGGGAGAGACATCAGTCCTTCTCTAAGAAATAGATTACCCAAAACTAAAATGGTCAGTATGGTTGCTCAGCCATTTGCCCTTATTGAAGAACAGTTATATAAAAATAAAATATCGAACCTAGAACTGGAAAAGGAGCCTGTGTTTTTACTTGGACATTGGAGAAGTGGCACCACTCACTTACATAATATTATGTGTCAAGATAAACAGTTTGCTTATGTAGATACTTATCAAGGTGTTTTTCCAAACATTATGTTTTCGGGTTCAAAGGTTTTCAAGCCTTTTATGAAAGCCGCTATGCCTAAAAAAAGGGCAACAGATAATGTAGAATTAGGTGTTAATTTTCCACAAGAGGAAGAATTTGCTATTGGTAATATGAGCCCTCATAGCTTCTATAATTTTTGGTATTTCCCAAATGATGCATTAGAGTATTATCAGAAATATTTAATGTTCAATGATATCAAAGAAGAAGAATATGAAGAGTGGAAAGAGACCTATCAGAAGCTTGTAAAAAAGGCTATTCTGAATACTGGAGGTGAACGATTTATTTCAAAGAATCCCCCTCATACAAGTCGAGTAAAAGAGCTTTTAGATATTTATCCAAATGCTAAATTTGTCTTCTTATCTCGAAATCCCTACACTGTATTCGAATCTACTCGAAAGTTCTTTAAAGGAACCTTGGAAGGCATTAGTCTGCAAGAAATATCGGATGAGAAACTTGAAGAGAATATCTTAGAAATCTATAAAGGTATTCACCAAAAATATGAAGCTGAAAAGCATCTTATTCCAGAAGGAAATCTAGTGGAACTACGATTTGAAGATTTTGAAAAAGACCAACTTGGAATGCTTGAAAGCATTTATGATTCTCTTGGTTTAGATGGTTTTCAAGAAGCTCGTCCTGATTTCCAAAAATATATTGGAGAGAAAAAAGGATACAAAAAAAATAATTACCAATACAAACAAGATACAATTGAAAAAGTAGATAAACATTGGGGTTTTGCACTCGACCAATGGGATTATCGAAACGAATAA
- a CDS encoding YtfJ family protein has translation MTSHDKKFLYIILLMLWVSTAFAQERIQVGDYVQNTEVRDSKNNPVMLPYFGEKTIMIFYSDPDRPNRNEYLAERLKQEELNGDDFYGFGVVNLKDAPFFPNGLVRFMIRREEKKNAKHNVKIYTDPDHLLKNAWNFGDVNDQFAVSVISKEGEVLFYQEKELTENETEDFIVWLRDYLGVNDDEGEEEIIIIEEEVIEIVTNDD, from the coding sequence ATGACATCGCACGACAAAAAGTTTTTATATATCATTCTTCTTATGCTTTGGGTTTCGACAGCCTTTGCACAAGAGAGAATTCAAGTAGGAGATTATGTTCAGAATACGGAAGTTAGGGACTCTAAGAATAACCCTGTAATGCTCCCATATTTTGGAGAAAAAACTATTATGATCTTCTATTCAGACCCTGATAGACCTAATCGAAATGAATACCTTGCCGAACGATTAAAGCAAGAAGAATTAAATGGTGATGACTTTTACGGTTTTGGAGTTGTCAACCTAAAAGATGCCCCTTTTTTTCCAAATGGTCTTGTTCGTTTTATGATCAGACGTGAAGAAAAAAAGAATGCTAAACACAACGTTAAGATTTACACAGACCCAGATCATCTGCTCAAAAATGCTTGGAATTTTGGAGATGTGAATGATCAGTTTGCAGTATCGGTCATTAGTAAAGAAGGCGAAGTTTTATTTTATCAGGAAAAAGAGCTGACAGAAAATGAAACAGAAGATTTCATTGTTTGGCTCAGAGATTACCTTGGCGTAAATGATGATGAAGGGGAAGAAGAAATTATCATCATTGAAGAAGAGGTCATCGAGATCGTTACTAATGACGATTAA
- a CDS encoding PCMD domain-containing protein, producing MKINNTTYILYCLLFVLASCIEDDTDYPIINGEFLSFSVEGQTKPAVIDLETRTVTVEVEDEVELSSVKILEYSITEDASIQPEMVEIDDFSEAKNYVISTYQDYDWTIEVRYGKAFVTAIEIENQVGEPLIDNHAQNITLFVEEGSSDLEDIRLTTFEVSEGATASPNPMELTNFSEPVEITIVSAYGEESVWHIEVKYEPVLKSFTIENALNDSIYVSHNIIEVTMPVGTDLSKLTVSDFELQEGATASPDLGTISDLSTPQTVKITSAQGNTQDWIIRAQEARQVEFSMFDDWFSTDVKNLFGNVKGQYYLPGNDESSVWGSGDIGAAMNTVAANTISALEDNGTTYAHLESKSVLGVLAAGSLFTGTMEADGLIPKTNFGMPFTERPLSFELDYRAEMLEKDGYQDGYDIYILLQVREGEGDNEKRYRLGTAWYRSTESVDDWTHLKIPVEYGELISDFPKYMEPNPDNEFSPEEGYWDDPTAVPTHAIVVFSSSYDGDNMNGVVGSSLEINNVTLEYK from the coding sequence ATGAAAATAAACAACACAACATATATACTCTATTGCCTCTTATTCGTTTTAGCCTCTTGTATTGAAGACGATACGGATTACCCAATTATCAATGGAGAGTTTTTAAGTTTCAGTGTAGAAGGACAAACAAAACCTGCTGTCATTGATCTAGAAACGAGAACTGTGACCGTTGAAGTCGAAGATGAGGTAGAGCTATCCTCGGTGAAGATTTTAGAATACAGTATTACAGAAGACGCATCCATTCAGCCAGAAATGGTAGAAATTGACGATTTCTCAGAAGCCAAAAATTATGTAATCTCTACTTATCAAGATTATGATTGGACAATTGAAGTCAGATATGGAAAAGCATTTGTCACAGCTATCGAAATTGAGAATCAAGTAGGAGAACCTCTGATCGATAATCATGCACAGAACATCACCCTTTTTGTAGAAGAGGGAAGTTCTGACCTTGAGGATATCAGACTGACAACATTTGAAGTGTCAGAAGGAGCAACTGCATCACCAAACCCAATGGAATTGACCAACTTCTCTGAACCTGTAGAAATCACCATAGTTTCTGCTTATGGAGAAGAAAGTGTTTGGCACATTGAAGTAAAATATGAGCCTGTCTTAAAATCTTTCACGATAGAAAATGCATTAAATGATTCTATTTATGTATCTCACAACATTATAGAAGTGACTATGCCAGTAGGTACAGATCTTTCAAAGCTCACAGTTTCTGATTTTGAGCTTCAAGAAGGAGCAACTGCATCACCAGATTTAGGTACAATTTCAGACTTATCTACACCACAAACGGTTAAGATTACTTCTGCTCAAGGAAATACACAGGATTGGATAATTAGAGCCCAAGAAGCACGACAAGTCGAATTTTCTATGTTTGATGATTGGTTTTCTACGGATGTAAAGAATTTATTTGGTAATGTAAAAGGTCAGTATTATTTACCAGGTAATGACGAAAGCTCTGTTTGGGGAAGTGGCGATATTGGGGCAGCTATGAATACTGTTGCAGCAAATACCATTTCAGCTCTTGAAGATAACGGAACAACATATGCTCATTTGGAATCAAAATCTGTTCTCGGAGTACTAGCGGCAGGTTCACTGTTTACAGGTACGATGGAAGCTGATGGACTAATTCCTAAAACAAACTTTGGAATGCCATTTACAGAGCGTCCGTTAAGCTTTGAATTAGACTATAGAGCAGAAATGTTAGAAAAAGATGGTTATCAAGATGGCTATGATATCTATATCCTTCTTCAAGTAAGAGAAGGAGAAGGCGATAATGAAAAAAGATATCGATTAGGTACAGCTTGGTATCGCTCAACGGAATCTGTTGATGATTGGACGCATCTTAAAATTCCTGTAGAATATGGGGAGTTAATTTCTGATTTCCCAAAATATATGGAGCCAAATCCTGATAATGAATTTAGTCCTGAAGAAGGGTATTGGGATGATCCGACAGCTGTTCCAACCCATGCTATTGTAGTTTTCTCATCTAGTTACGATGGAGATAACATGAATGGTGTTGTAGGAAGCTCTTTAGAAATAAATAATGTAACTCTGGAATATAAGTAA
- a CDS encoding serine hydrolase domain-containing protein, which translates to MVKKMNSPEKSTANIIEAKSESLKSNISLEQVLKVSEYFSQPENKVKMQFPDDMSAYAWIEQSKFYPTAQVMREGQVSELPYAINAAIGDVTYKDKNDQFVSVDQHFDQKPIDSMVVVKNGKILYERYKTMRENDKHIWYSISKVTGSTMLAFLEHEGKVDVQKSVAYYLPELSGSVWDTVKVEEALDMATGLNGTEHDEQEQTSRTDPHEIWYRWAVTSEVGILIDPLNRNESWVDVLRSMERKTPGHQKFEYNSINTFVVNRIVERIGEKPLYEQFSERIWSKIGAEHDAYYLVSPSGNTLGFLGVNSTLRDLARFGMVFTPSAEKIAGEKLIPDAIMEKIYDRTYQDMYDKGWIGKKNTVSFYDDAGKISNRYQWDGVLSDGDMFKAGVGGQGLYISPKNDTVVAWFCTNNGEGQEEAMARAIVKALSKENKQD; encoded by the coding sequence ATGGTAAAGAAAATGAATTCCCCAGAAAAATCGACTGCCAATATTATTGAGGCAAAATCTGAAAGCTTGAAAAGTAATATTTCACTTGAACAAGTTCTAAAAGTAAGTGAGTATTTCAGTCAGCCAGAAAACAAAGTAAAAATGCAGTTCCCCGATGATATGTCTGCATATGCTTGGATAGAACAATCAAAATTCTATCCTACGGCTCAAGTGATGAGAGAAGGACAAGTTAGTGAATTACCATATGCTATAAATGCAGCTATAGGAGACGTTACATACAAAGATAAAAATGATCAGTTTGTCAGTGTCGATCAACATTTTGATCAAAAGCCAATAGATTCAATGGTAGTCGTTAAGAATGGGAAGATTCTTTATGAACGCTATAAAACAATGCGTGAAAATGATAAGCATATTTGGTATTCCATTTCAAAAGTTACAGGGTCAACTATGTTAGCGTTCCTTGAACATGAAGGCAAGGTTGATGTTCAAAAATCTGTCGCGTATTATTTGCCAGAACTTAGTGGTTCCGTTTGGGATACGGTTAAAGTGGAAGAAGCCTTAGATATGGCAACAGGCTTGAACGGTACAGAGCATGATGAACAAGAGCAAACTTCAAGAACTGACCCTCACGAAATTTGGTATAGATGGGCTGTAACTTCTGAGGTTGGTATCTTAATTGATCCTCTAAATAGAAATGAATCATGGGTTGATGTTTTACGCTCAATGGAACGAAAAACACCAGGCCATCAGAAATTTGAATATAATTCGATTAATACTTTCGTAGTAAATAGAATTGTTGAAAGAATAGGAGAGAAGCCTCTTTATGAACAGTTCAGTGAACGTATTTGGAGTAAAATAGGAGCAGAGCATGATGCTTATTATTTAGTGAGTCCTTCTGGAAATACACTTGGATTCTTGGGTGTAAATTCTACGCTCAGAGATTTAGCAAGATTTGGAATGGTATTTACACCAAGTGCAGAAAAAATAGCAGGTGAAAAGTTAATTCCAGATGCGATTATGGAAAAAATTTATGATCGTACTTACCAAGATATGTATGATAAAGGATGGATTGGTAAGAAAAATACGGTTTCTTTCTATGACGATGCAGGAAAAATATCTAACCGTTATCAATGGGACGGAGTCTTATCCGATGGTGATATGTTTAAAGCAGGAGTTGGAGGACAAGGTTTATACATTTCCCCTAAAAATGATACGGTAGTTGCTTGGTTTTGTACGAATAATGGCGAAGGTCAAGAAGAAGCTATGGCGAGAGCAATTGTAAAAGCTCTTTCCAAAGAAAATAAACAAGACTAA
- a CDS encoding serine hydrolase domain-containing protein produces MKTQNEQSNKIFLSGITESTTPISKAKNPLSQSRIQEIRDRYSVPNWQSAGDDGVYINLHYPSFNNTDIVMPSCPVKEIERNISADLKHFRFNMKDGSDSQTVDEYVNGDYGRVQALVMAHKGKIVYEAYPGMNPNNFHIWMSTSKTAVGTVCLMLEEDGILDLDKSITDYAKQLKGTAWDKVSVRNALNMASGLDIEETTEAFSDPNSWIEQFFAALMEDQKVGWIEMLRQAKPIDGIAPGEKFQYSTAITQALMLACQDVTDKSWVDLFNEKIYSKIGAQNPFMIGLATDGGAVAGGANLTTPEDMIRYAMLYTSSWNKVADEKVISDELLHKIQTLGQPEAYKGTNEESYSEIWFGEKAERNSAQWDAVFADGAMFKHGNMHQGIYVDPARDFVAMAFATCPNDRDDYTPGFMREAAKICAGK; encoded by the coding sequence ATGAAAACTCAAAACGAACAATCTAATAAAATTTTCTTGAGCGGAATCACTGAGTCTACTACGCCTATTTCAAAAGCTAAAAATCCATTGTCTCAATCCCGAATTCAAGAAATACGTGATAGATATAGTGTACCCAATTGGCAATCGGCAGGGGATGATGGTGTATATATTAACCTTCATTATCCTTCTTTCAATAATACGGATATTGTAATGCCTTCATGTCCTGTAAAGGAAATTGAGCGAAATATTTCCGCAGATTTGAAGCATTTCAGATTTAATATGAAAGATGGTTCAGATTCTCAAACAGTTGATGAGTATGTTAACGGAGATTATGGGCGTGTGCAAGCACTAGTTATGGCGCATAAAGGAAAGATCGTCTATGAGGCATATCCTGGTATGAATCCTAATAATTTTCATATTTGGATGTCTACTTCTAAAACTGCAGTTGGAACAGTATGTCTTATGCTTGAGGAAGATGGTATTTTAGATTTAGATAAGTCTATTACAGATTATGCAAAACAACTAAAAGGTACTGCATGGGATAAGGTATCTGTAAGAAATGCATTGAATATGGCATCTGGTTTGGATATTGAAGAAACCACTGAGGCTTTCTCTGATCCAAATAGTTGGATTGAACAGTTTTTTGCAGCACTTATGGAAGATCAAAAAGTTGGTTGGATAGAAATGTTACGTCAAGCTAAACCTATTGATGGTATTGCTCCTGGTGAAAAATTTCAATATTCGACAGCTATTACTCAAGCATTGATGCTTGCCTGTCAAGATGTTACGGACAAATCTTGGGTTGATCTGTTTAATGAAAAGATTTATTCTAAAATCGGTGCTCAAAATCCATTTATGATAGGCTTAGCGACAGATGGAGGCGCAGTTGCAGGAGGTGCTAATTTGACAACTCCTGAAGATATGATCAGATATGCCATGTTATATACGTCTAGTTGGAATAAAGTAGCTGATGAAAAAGTTATTTCTGATGAATTACTTCATAAAATTCAAACTTTAGGACAGCCTGAGGCTTATAAAGGAACAAACGAAGAATCTTATTCAGAAATATGGTTTGGAGAAAAAGCTGAACGTAATTCAGCGCAATGGGATGCTGTATTTGCGGATGGAGCAATGTTTAAGCATGGAAATATGCACCAAGGTATATATGTAGACCCTGCTAGAGATTTTGTTGCAATGGCTTTTGCTACTTGTCCGAATGATCGAGATGATTATACACCTGGATTTATGAGAGAAGCAGCAAAAATATGTGCTGGTAAATGA
- a CDS encoding mechanosensitive ion channel domain-containing protein: MISVIWGVDQSELVVFLGSVLTIIGVAFFAQWSLLSNITSSIILFFSHPIRLNDSITILEGKEYELEGKVIDIGLFFVTVLTDEGDEIILPNNIFIQKSIKKRKV; this comes from the coding sequence ATGATTTCAGTGATTTGGGGAGTAGATCAATCTGAATTAGTGGTGTTTTTAGGTTCTGTACTCACTATTATTGGAGTTGCCTTTTTTGCACAATGGTCCTTACTTTCCAATATCACCTCTAGCATTATTTTATTCTTCAGCCATCCTATCAGATTAAATGATTCCATCACAATTCTTGAGGGAAAAGAATATGAATTGGAAGGAAAAGTAATTGACATCGGGCTATTCTTTGTCACAGTCTTGACTGATGAAGGAGATGAAATTATTTTACCAAACAATATTTTTATACAGAAAAGTATCAAAAAGAGAAAAGTCTAA
- a CDS encoding serine hydrolase domain-containing protein, giving the protein MNNSNNKSEQLPIAEFKNGFTLEQSKQFRNNRELSSWLGGGDASVWVNLKATEAFPSTAYVPNRKAVKELPKEINPEIGKLVTETNNLGEISLDDFMVHPDSRAQAFMVIHKGKIVYENYPAMQPTDSHIWMSTAKVLPSLIIDLLIAEGKMDESKTVGEYLPVFKDTAWENISVLDVLDMTTGLNIEELQNGTWYAPGSIAQRMLSAEFGLPYEGKVEDFTEVLKDAKKVREAGEQYDYSSVATQVLVLLAESVTGERWAQTVDKRIWSKMGVEAPLLVHTTPDGIAMGHGMLSSRLTDFARFGMLYTPSWNKVTDEKIVSDNILKRIQTGTRNLDFFMKGSGPLRVSQLNDDTMIGSSRQWDSVWTDGDLFKSGFQQQGLYVSPKRDLVIVHFSVNGPDDSIKHFLRPLATSGLFD; this is encoded by the coding sequence ATGAATAACTCAAATAATAAATCAGAACAACTTCCCATAGCTGAATTTAAAAATGGATTCACTTTAGAGCAGTCTAAGCAGTTTAGAAATAATCGTGAGCTATCTTCTTGGCTTGGGGGGGGAGATGCCTCCGTTTGGGTAAACCTGAAAGCAACAGAAGCGTTTCCTTCTACAGCATATGTTCCTAATAGAAAAGCTGTGAAAGAATTACCTAAAGAAATCAATCCAGAGATAGGAAAACTTGTCACAGAGACTAATAATTTGGGAGAAATTTCATTAGATGATTTCATGGTTCATCCTGATAGTAGGGCACAAGCTTTTATGGTTATTCATAAAGGGAAAATTGTTTATGAAAACTATCCTGCTATGCAACCTACAGATAGTCATATTTGGATGTCTACTGCTAAAGTTCTTCCAAGTTTAATTATTGATCTTCTTATCGCAGAAGGAAAAATGGATGAGTCTAAAACAGTCGGAGAATATTTGCCTGTTTTTAAGGATACAGCATGGGAAAATATAAGTGTACTTGATGTATTAGATATGACCACTGGTCTAAACATTGAAGAATTACAAAATGGCACTTGGTATGCCCCTGGTTCTATTGCTCAAAGAATGTTATCTGCCGAATTTGGTTTACCATACGAAGGTAAAGTTGAAGATTTTACGGAAGTACTAAAAGATGCTAAGAAAGTTCGTGAAGCAGGTGAACAATATGATTACTCATCAGTGGCTACACAGGTACTTGTACTTTTAGCTGAGTCTGTGACTGGTGAACGTTGGGCACAAACTGTTGACAAAAGGATTTGGTCCAAAATGGGTGTAGAGGCGCCACTTTTAGTACATACTACTCCTGATGGTATTGCGATGGGACATGGGATGCTTTCTAGTCGATTGACTGACTTTGCTCGTTTTGGGATGTTATATACACCAAGTTGGAATAAGGTTACAGATGAAAAAATTGTTAGTGATAACATTCTAAAACGAATTCAGACAGGTACAAGAAACCTTGATTTTTTCATGAAAGGTTCAGGACCATTAAGGGTATCTCAGCTCAATGATGATACTATGATTGGAAGTAGCAGACAATGGGATTCCGTTTGGACCGATGGTGATTTATTTAAATCTGGTTTCCAACAACAAGGACTTTATGTATCTCCAAAACGGGATTTAGTGATTGTTCACTTTTCTGTAAACGGACCTGACGATTCTATTAAACACTTCCTTCGTCCACTTGCAACTTCAGGTTTATTTGATTGA
- a CDS encoding helix-turn-helix domain-containing protein, translated as MILESYFKLSLLMGAVLAFLLAMYLVFYPGKFFPNRILGGLVLTWSITVTGFIVQDLSFFLNYPHAFASFDVFTLLFFPLMYLYIKYFVHREQRAGTKEIKHFIPAILSLIAFSPFYLLSGAEKKDLLINGMPEWFIQWQGIFNLVIIGQGVFYSIHCLRALYYYQHVHENVLTSYQQTALKWLRFFVIVNISLWMIGASGAFLEIIGITPPTDLFNIFYAGLTGLTIFLSAFTIKRPELFSEIDIRKREIVESDANDLIEVKQEEKQEEDRLEESEVKAQSTANIEDYQKLIAFIEKEKPYLKNDLKMQDLVDATDISYKKISETFNVYLDKSFYETINEYRLEEAVRLIHENYHLQYTLPHLAEMAGFNSKATFNRIFKKYKGKTPTQYIQSLESE; from the coding sequence ATGATCTTAGAGAGTTACTTTAAGTTAAGTTTATTGATGGGGGCAGTACTAGCCTTCCTGTTAGCAATGTATCTAGTATTTTATCCAGGGAAATTCTTTCCGAATAGAATTCTAGGTGGCTTAGTACTAACATGGTCAATAACAGTAACAGGTTTTATTGTTCAAGACCTTTCTTTTTTCTTGAATTATCCTCATGCTTTTGCCTCATTTGATGTATTTACACTACTTTTCTTCCCTTTAATGTATCTCTACATTAAGTATTTTGTACATCGAGAACAGAGAGCTGGCACTAAAGAAATTAAACATTTTATACCTGCTATTTTATCATTGATAGCTTTTAGCCCTTTTTATTTATTATCTGGGGCTGAAAAAAAGGATTTATTGATAAATGGAATGCCAGAATGGTTTATACAATGGCAGGGTATTTTTAACTTGGTAATCATTGGGCAGGGAGTATTTTATTCTATTCACTGTTTGAGAGCATTATATTATTATCAGCATGTTCATGAAAATGTACTGACTTCTTATCAGCAGACTGCTCTGAAGTGGTTAAGATTTTTTGTCATTGTAAATATTTCTTTATGGATGATAGGTGCATCGGGTGCATTTCTAGAAATAATAGGGATCACTCCACCTACAGATTTATTCAATATATTCTATGCAGGTCTTACGGGTTTAACCATCTTCTTAAGTGCTTTTACTATAAAAAGACCTGAGTTGTTTTCTGAAATTGATATTCGAAAGAGAGAGATAGTTGAAAGCGATGCTAATGATTTAATTGAAGTAAAACAGGAAGAAAAGCAAGAAGAAGACCGCTTAGAAGAAAGCGAAGTTAAAGCTCAATCCACTGCTAACATTGAAGATTATCAGAAACTGATTGCATTTATTGAGAAGGAAAAACCTTATCTTAAAAATGATTTAAAAATGCAAGATTTAGTGGATGCGACAGATATTTCTTATAAAAAGATATCAGAGACCTTTAATGTATATCTCGATAAATCGTTCTATGAAACGATCAACGAATATCGTTTGGAAGAAGCTGTAAGATTAATCCATGAGAACTATCACCTTCAGTATACACTTCCGCATTTAGCTGAAATGGCAGGCTTTAATTCTAAGGCTACTTTTAATAGAATCTTTAAAAAGTACAAAGGAAAAACACCAACACAATACATACAATCTTTAGAGTCTGAATGA